One stretch of Candidatus Poribacteria bacterium DNA includes these proteins:
- a CDS encoding sulfatase-like hydrolase/transferase, with amino-acid sequence MPQNKPNILLLINDEHRPDVLPIEGDTAIHTPTLSRFMDEGIYFRNAYTPSPICVPARQSFLSGLYPRNCGSLNFGDPMPTEVRTIPGQLGNYGYYSCCAGKMHFVGTDVMHGWQERVGRDIIGNNGYPYPAVKDEHYAQTEREPVTGPKQDKVIQEVRDAQPGLGQWMLHDQYNVDGALLFLEEYFVNASYDRPKFNPLCMAVSLIAPHYPYQCPLDLFTYYMQRVEPIVEEPNEQFGYDDFFRVRVGEDVTYRQAHRATAAYYGMIEWMDAQFGRVIEKLEHLNVLDDFIIVFLSDHGEMLGTKGLWEKQSYFEASARVPLFIWYPKRFGREPRIVEQNVSLVDLFPTICELAEIPAPDELDGNSLVPLIEDNTVEWHDTVYSELWRAQNGPSVMVKEGSLKYFRFDNDKGWPEQLFDLSKDPDERNNLIDTPAYADALSKLRTKADALPEPRRKDENNKFIDPHRPIALSN; translated from the coding sequence ATGCCACAAAATAAACCGAATATTCTCTTGCTTATCAACGATGAACACCGTCCCGATGTCCTGCCAATCGAAGGAGACACGGCTATCCACACGCCGACACTCTCTCGGTTTATGGATGAGGGAATCTATTTCCGCAACGCCTATACGCCTTCCCCGATTTGTGTCCCCGCGCGGCAGAGCTTTCTCTCTGGACTCTATCCACGGAACTGCGGAAGTCTCAACTTCGGGGATCCGATGCCGACAGAGGTCCGAACGATTCCCGGACAGTTAGGAAATTATGGGTACTATTCCTGCTGCGCGGGGAAGATGCACTTCGTCGGGACAGATGTGATGCACGGCTGGCAGGAACGGGTGGGACGCGACATCATTGGTAATAACGGCTATCCATACCCTGCTGTAAAGGATGAACACTACGCGCAGACCGAACGAGAACCGGTTACTGGACCGAAGCAGGACAAGGTGATTCAGGAAGTCCGAGACGCACAACCCGGCTTGGGACAATGGATGCTCCACGACCAATACAATGTGGACGGTGCGCTGCTGTTTCTTGAAGAGTATTTCGTCAACGCCTCTTACGATCGTCCGAAGTTCAATCCGCTCTGTATGGCAGTAAGCCTCATAGCACCACATTACCCGTATCAGTGTCCACTCGACCTGTTTACTTATTATATGCAGCGGGTGGAACCGATTGTTGAGGAACCGAACGAGCAGTTTGGATACGACGATTTTTTCAGGGTCCGAGTCGGCGAAGATGTAACCTACCGTCAAGCACACCGAGCGACAGCAGCATATTACGGAATGATTGAATGGATGGACGCACAATTCGGTCGGGTCATTGAGAAACTGGAACATTTGAACGTCTTAGACGATTTCATTATCGTTTTCCTCTCTGACCACGGCGAGATGCTCGGCACGAAAGGACTTTGGGAGAAACAAAGCTACTTTGAGGCTTCAGCACGGGTGCCGCTTTTCATCTGGTATCCGAAGCGGTTTGGACGAGAACCGAGAATCGTTGAGCAGAACGTATCGCTGGTCGATCTGTTTCCGACTATATGTGAGTTAGCAGAGATTCCAGCCCCTGATGAACTTGATGGTAACTCTCTCGTGCCGCTGATTGAAGATAATACAGTAGAATGGCACGACACCGTTTATAGCGAACTGTGGCGTGCTCAAAACGGACCCTCTGTGATGGTCAAAGAGGGCAGTTTAAAGTATTTTCGATTTGACAACGATAAGGGGTGGCCCGAACAACTTTTTGATCTTTCCAAGGATCCGGATGAACGAAACAACTTAATTGATACACCCGCCTATGCCGATGCACTGTCAAAGCTGCGTACCAAAGCCGATGCCTTACCTGAACCACGCCGTAAAGATGAGAACAACAAATTCATTGACCCACATCGTCCCATTGCATTATCGAATTAG
- a CDS encoding phytanoyl-CoA dioxygenase family protein — MPQSPIFHAYTFGEEERRTLDSDGHLVLPGLLVSDAQEKLTNALSHILELSRTSKEGHEPNRFSAEYDSYLESLIAHPQMLELARKVLGEDIRYDHCVSLNRPGGNGGIGWHSHGYADDDPSLGFVRIFFYVNGFEPDDGGLKAVPGSHLYRDARIHAPTDEALREGWLVGRKHPETGEPLEIEALSAPAGTVALMWTHAAHAVSPRKEHSDTRWCVVYAYRNPGRPSGARWINPEFERKPIPGAEGLMSLY; from the coding sequence ATGCCACAAAGCCCGATTTTTCACGCCTACACATTTGGTGAAGAGGAACGAAGAACGTTAGATAGCGATGGGCATTTGGTTTTGCCCGGCTTGCTCGTGTCAGATGCACAAGAAAAATTGACGAACGCACTCTCACATATTCTTGAACTCTCGCGCACGTCGAAGGAAGGACATGAGCCAAACCGATTTTCTGCAGAATATGATAGTTATCTCGAAAGCCTGATTGCCCATCCGCAGATGCTTGAACTTGCACGGAAGGTTCTGGGTGAAGATATTCGATACGATCACTGTGTGAGTCTAAATCGCCCAGGCGGTAATGGCGGTATCGGGTGGCACAGCCACGGATATGCCGATGACGATCCGAGTTTGGGGTTCGTTCGTATTTTCTTCTATGTCAACGGATTTGAACCCGACGATGGTGGTTTGAAGGCTGTTCCCGGCAGTCATCTTTATCGGGATGCGAGGATCCATGCACCGACGGATGAAGCACTGCGCGAAGGTTGGCTCGTTGGAAGAAAGCATCCAGAGACAGGAGAACCCCTTGAGATTGAGGCGTTATCCGCACCCGCCGGCACAGTCGCGTTGATGTGGACACATGCCGCACATGCTGTGTCACCAAGAAAAGAGCATAGTGATACGCGGTGGTGTGTGGTCTATGCCTATCGGAATCCGGGCAGACCGTCCGGTGCCCGTTGGATTAACCCTGAATTTGAACGAAAACCGATCCCTGGTGCAGAAGGATTGATGTCTCTGTATTAA
- a CDS encoding phytanoyl-CoA dioxygenase family protein, with amino-acid sequence MKVEKPKEKYDQLIADGYCVVADVLKEEMLTQLRTVTDELLDAQTEDQREAYRSSGSMISVYMHSLFAELVVYPRTLGALEALGFLRPKWSSGYVISKPPQSPPLFWHQDWWGWNDPCSYTALPQQLFLMYYLVDTTPYNGCLRVIKGSHLNRHPLHDILPDAHGEALQRVDDAKHPAFQQFPGEVDIPVKAGDLVIGDSRLLHASHGNQSDERRTVITLWYHPFFALLPAPMQAHIGRLRQSLAWSEADWKRIAELAPVCESDVEPLKWNRNPGPELK; translated from the coding sequence ATGAAAGTCGAAAAACCGAAAGAGAAATACGATCAATTAATCGCTGACGGTTACTGTGTTGTTGCGGATGTCTTGAAGGAAGAGATGCTGACTCAACTTCGGACGGTGACCGATGAATTGCTTGATGCCCAAACGGAAGATCAACGCGAAGCCTATCGCTCCTCTGGCAGCATGATTAGTGTGTATATGCATTCACTGTTCGCAGAACTCGTTGTTTATCCGCGGACACTGGGGGCTCTTGAGGCTTTGGGGTTCTTGAGACCGAAATGGTCATCGGGGTATGTCATCAGCAAACCGCCGCAGAGTCCACCCTTATTTTGGCATCAGGACTGGTGGGGTTGGAACGATCCGTGCAGCTACACAGCACTGCCTCAGCAACTGTTCCTCATGTATTACTTGGTTGACACAACACCTTATAATGGGTGTCTTCGTGTGATTAAAGGCTCACATCTCAATCGACATCCGCTGCATGATATACTGCCCGATGCCCACGGCGAAGCACTCCAGCGCGTTGATGATGCTAAGCATCCGGCATTTCAACAATTTCCGGGTGAGGTTGACATACCCGTGAAAGCAGGAGATTTGGTTATCGGGGATTCTCGGCTGCTACACGCTTCACACGGCAATCAATCGGATGAACGTCGGACTGTGATTACACTGTGGTATCACCCATTTTTTGCATTATTGCCAGCACCAATGCAGGCACATATCGGACGACTCCGGCAGAGTCTCGCTTGGTCGGAGGCAGATTGGAAACGGATCGCTGAACTTGCGCCGGTCTGTGAAAGTGACGTTGAACCGCTAAAATGGAATCGGAACCCGGGACCTGAACTGAAATAG
- a CDS encoding transposase — translation MRKTENKDYRSYIIATAKPTEQLDEMNRLGGRIYSKTVSLAFKTHAQKGFWISEGGLKKYLKFKDYPCHAHSVQAVIDDYCGARRSFFANRKSNPNAKPPNKTCKFHTFTWRAIGIFYKRGKLRLSMGKGRDPLWIKIDKKFHKKVPAEVSLVYNKTTKQYEFHATYIMQPKETKTNRGATVAVDMGEIHPIVTFDGFTSEIYNGREVRSKVRYREKSKTNINRKLSRCKRYSRRWKKLKRAKDRTLAALSNQLRDMRHKITSRFVSTCRERKIETIVIGDIKHIRQSIQYGKKRNEKLHQWAFSKIREMITYKAKVGGIQVDSQDEAYTSQTCPSCGHRRNQASEPISVQSVVGKDTETLLVQVIFSQRIRVGCSTL, via the coding sequence ATGAGAAAAACAGAAAATAAAGACTATCGCAGCTATATTATAGCCACAGCAAAGCCTACCGAGCAACTTGACGAGATGAATCGTCTTGGCGGTCGTATCTACTCTAAAACGGTTTCACTTGCGTTCAAAACCCATGCACAGAAAGGCTTTTGGATTTCAGAGGGTGGACTCAAGAAATATCTGAAGTTCAAAGATTATCCATGTCATGCACATTCTGTCCAAGCAGTGATAGACGATTATTGTGGTGCGCGGCGTTCTTTCTTTGCGAACCGAAAATCTAATCCAAATGCAAAGCCTCCCAATAAAACGTGTAAGTTTCACACGTTTACGTGGCGGGCAATCGGCATTTTCTACAAACGCGGTAAACTGCGGCTTTCTATGGGCAAAGGCAGAGACCCACTTTGGATAAAGATTGATAAGAAGTTCCATAAGAAAGTGCCAGCCGAAGTCTCGCTCGTCTATAATAAAACCACCAAACAATACGAGTTCCACGCAACCTACATAATGCAACCCAAGGAAACCAAAACAAATCGGGGCGCGACTGTTGCAGTTGACATGGGCGAAATACACCCGATAGTTACTTTTGACGGTTTCACCTCCGAAATCTATAACGGTCGCGAAGTTCGTAGCAAAGTTCGGTATCGCGAAAAGTCTAAAACAAATATTAACCGAAAACTCTCACGGTGCAAGCGTTACAGTAGACGTTGGAAAAAACTCAAACGTGCGAAAGACAGAACGCTTGCTGCGCTTTCTAACCAACTGCGTGATATGCGTCATAAAATCACGTCTCGATTTGTTTCTACTTGCCGAGAGCGAAAGATAGAAACGATTGTCATTGGTGATATTAAGCACATTCGACAATCCATCCAGTACGGAAAAAAGCGAAATGAGAAGTTACACCAATGGGCATTCTCTAAAATTAGAGAAATGATCACCTACAAAGCGAAAGTCGGCGGTATCCAAGTTGATAGCCAAGACGAAGCATACACGTCTCAAACTTGTCCTTCCTGCGGTCATAGAAGAAACCAAGCAAGCGAACCTATCAGTGTTCAAAGTGTGGTTGGCAAGGACACAGAGACGTTGTTGGTGCAAGTAATATTCTCACAGCGTATCAGGGTTGGTTGTTCAACCTTGTAG
- a CDS encoding NADP-dependent oxidoreductase, which translates to MSNLVSQQIRLKNRIVGMPKESDFELVEAPLPEPAAGEVLVQNLYTSVDPYMRGGMRSAELGKPLEGRCAGQIVQSNSDQFQVGDYVTGMLGWRDHYVASAGSVTAVDTTIAPLQSFLGAVGMPGRTAYFGFLEIGQPKAGETVFVSAAAGAVGSIVCQIAKIKGCRVVASAGSDQKVAWLLETAGVDAAFNYKNVDDLEAELRKHCPDGLDIYFENVGGRHLQAALTVMNMHGRIPLCGMISQYNDVEPTPGPTNLSSAIGKRIRLQGFIVTDFMERNPEFYSDMRQWITDGKIQWEETIIEGLENAPKAFIALFTGEKLGKIIVKVS; encoded by the coding sequence ATGTCGAATCTTGTAAGCCAACAAATTCGTCTTAAGAACCGGATTGTGGGTATGCCCAAGGAAAGCGATTTTGAACTCGTAGAGGCACCCCTTCCTGAACCCGCGGCAGGAGAGGTACTCGTCCAAAACCTTTACACATCAGTAGACCCGTATATGCGCGGCGGCATGCGCTCCGCTGAACTCGGTAAACCATTGGAAGGTAGATGTGCAGGTCAAATTGTGCAATCAAATAGCGATCAATTTCAGGTTGGAGACTATGTGACAGGAATGTTAGGGTGGCGGGACCACTACGTCGCATCAGCAGGGAGCGTAACCGCCGTTGACACAACGATTGCGCCCCTCCAATCGTTTTTAGGGGCGGTTGGTATGCCCGGACGCACCGCTTACTTTGGATTTCTGGAAATCGGTCAACCGAAAGCAGGCGAAACAGTCTTCGTGTCCGCTGCAGCGGGTGCGGTTGGCTCAATTGTGTGTCAAATCGCCAAAATCAAAGGGTGTCGAGTCGTCGCGAGTGCAGGCTCTGATCAGAAAGTCGCGTGGCTACTTGAAACAGCAGGCGTTGACGCGGCATTTAACTATAAAAATGTCGACGATTTGGAAGCCGAGCTTAGGAAGCATTGTCCAGATGGACTCGACATCTACTTCGAGAATGTGGGCGGCAGACATCTCCAAGCAGCACTCACAGTGATGAACATGCACGGACGTATTCCGTTGTGCGGAATGATCTCTCAATACAACGATGTTGAACCTACGCCCGGTCCGACAAACCTTAGTTCTGCTATTGGTAAGCGGATTCGGTTACAAGGGTTTATCGTTACCGATTTCATGGAACGGAACCCGGAATTTTACAGCGATATGCGGCAGTGGATAACTGACGGTAAAATACAGTGGGAAGAGACGATCATAGAGGGCTTAGAGAATGCACCAAAGGCGTTTATCGCGCTTTTCACAGGCGAGAAGCTCGGCAAGATCATCGTCAAAGTTTCTTAA
- a CDS encoding zinc-binding dehydrogenase, with amino-acid sequence MGTRTARATVMSGKDFEIREYPIVDPEPGTVLVRQELGGICGTDLHNWEFQRINHDIILGHENVGVIDTLGEGVETDYLGNPVKVGDRVALSPSGGLGFSPSEEAPYLRGGFSEYIYLSNPSTNMFLKTDLPPEIAVLAEPASCAAHCISRGKIEFGDTVVIQGTGPIGLLALNWARVSGAGRLIVVGGPPGRLEMAKRLGADLIIDIAEVPDPEERKRIVRENTSQGEGADVVYECTGFLAAIPEGLDYIRYGGTYVVYGHFVDVGSFDCNPNQMLMRKNLRLEAGWGFERKHFLRAIPMLEKHASLFDGFVSHILPLEDVSKGFDALHGSYHLAGKDAIKIAVKGGAAG; translated from the coding sequence ATGGGAACCAGAACTGCACGTGCCACCGTAATGAGTGGCAAAGATTTTGAAATCCGAGAGTATCCAATCGTTGATCCTGAACCCGGCACAGTACTCGTGCGTCAGGAGTTAGGCGGTATTTGCGGCACTGACCTCCACAACTGGGAATTTCAGCGCATCAACCACGATATTATCCTCGGACACGAGAATGTCGGCGTGATTGATACTTTAGGGGAGGGGGTCGAAACGGACTACCTCGGAAATCCCGTTAAAGTAGGTGACAGAGTAGCGCTCTCACCCAGTGGTGGTCTCGGCTTTTCTCCGTCGGAAGAAGCACCGTATCTGCGCGGTGGCTTCAGTGAATACATCTACCTTTCAAATCCATCAACAAATATGTTTCTCAAAACCGATCTGCCACCTGAAATTGCGGTTCTCGCGGAACCAGCTTCGTGTGCCGCACACTGTATATCACGCGGCAAAATCGAATTCGGGGATACAGTTGTGATTCAGGGGACCGGTCCCATCGGTCTGCTCGCGCTTAATTGGGCGAGAGTCTCTGGTGCCGGAAGACTCATCGTCGTAGGTGGACCTCCGGGAAGGCTTGAAATGGCGAAAAGGTTGGGGGCAGACCTCATCATTGACATCGCCGAAGTACCTGATCCTGAAGAACGAAAGCGGATCGTCCGAGAAAATACCTCACAAGGTGAAGGGGCGGATGTCGTCTACGAATGTACAGGTTTCCTCGCTGCTATCCCGGAAGGCTTGGACTATATCAGGTACGGCGGGACTTACGTTGTATACGGGCATTTCGTGGATGTCGGCAGCTTTGACTGCAATCCGAACCAGATGCTAATGCGCAAAAATCTTCGATTGGAAGCCGGATGGGGCTTTGAAAGGAAGCATTTCCTGCGTGCCATTCCAATGCTTGAGAAACATGCGTCCCTCTTTGATGGGTTCGTCAGTCACATTCTTCCGTTAGAGGATGTATCCAAAGGGTTCGACGCACTCCACGGCAGCTATCACTTAGCCGGAAAAGACGCGATTAAGATCGCTGTTAAAGGCGGTGCTGCTGGGTAA
- a CDS encoding Gfo/Idh/MocA family oxidoreductase encodes MTKCALISGRGMGMMHGGNFHAHPDAEVVAVCDMDPELLANAKEHFGVPGYPTIEELLANCDPDLVLLIVNETRRIPPLRELLAAGQNVFTEKPLCGLEGQDRVREEDLGIAAPAIATWRDSNLKFGIDFNYRFMHHFRKLHDDVAEGRLGEIRMVHARAHFNCWSHVIDQILWTVGRPEWVSVVGDPNESGGWRRLIHIGWENGVIGSLSGTNLWGYDDHPLRVKVLGDEFYAEAKGLEGSYSRRKANSSEIEEVWEAEEGNPEMPESFKRMADGVIKAMHADTAFPADGEAAWNELVFEAALHRSALQNNARVFLNDVEEDAFA; translated from the coding sequence ATGACGAAATGTGCACTTATCAGCGGTAGAGGTATGGGAATGATGCACGGCGGAAACTTTCACGCCCATCCGGATGCGGAGGTCGTGGCTGTCTGCGATATGGATCCCGAACTCCTCGCGAACGCGAAAGAACACTTTGGGGTACCGGGGTACCCAACGATTGAGGAGCTCTTAGCGAATTGTGACCCGGATCTTGTGCTTCTCATTGTCAATGAGACCCGACGTATCCCACCACTGCGCGAATTGCTCGCAGCCGGACAGAATGTATTTACTGAGAAACCACTCTGTGGATTAGAGGGGCAGGATCGTGTCCGTGAAGAGGACCTCGGCATTGCGGCACCTGCTATCGCAACGTGGCGCGACTCTAACCTTAAATTCGGGATTGATTTCAACTACCGGTTTATGCACCATTTCCGTAAACTGCACGACGATGTGGCTGAGGGGCGGTTGGGTGAGATTCGCATGGTACACGCGCGTGCACACTTCAACTGTTGGTCTCACGTGATTGATCAGATTCTCTGGACGGTTGGGAGACCGGAGTGGGTAAGCGTTGTCGGGGATCCGAATGAAAGTGGTGGTTGGAGACGTTTGATTCATATCGGTTGGGAAAACGGTGTCATAGGCTCCTTGAGTGGCACAAATCTCTGGGGCTACGACGACCACCCCCTTCGAGTTAAGGTCCTCGGCGATGAATTTTATGCGGAGGCAAAAGGGTTGGAAGGCTCCTACTCCCGCAGAAAAGCGAATAGTTCAGAAATAGAAGAAGTGTGGGAAGCAGAAGAGGGGAACCCAGAGATGCCAGAGTCTTTCAAGCGGATGGCTGATGGTGTGATCAAAGCGATGCATGCCGATACAGCCTTCCCCGCAGATGGTGAAGCGGCATGGAATGAACTGGTGTTTGAGGCGGCCTTGCATAGATCGGCTTTGCAGAATAACGCGCGTGTATTTCTGAATGATGTGGAAGAGGACGCATTTGCTTAA
- a CDS encoding glycoside hydrolase family 32 protein, which produces MNPEMTIENLQEYIGNARELREWLWTDPHRPHYHLIPPEGFFNDANCTIFWNGRYHVFYLGRMPNPNADEWLPVLDHSSSYDLVHWIHHPPAIKPVTDGSMPRGIYSGDAIENAPVPTLIYHVPNQGTCIATSEDDDLIQWTPSPANPVIPIPDEPQEYHVFDPCAWYENGTYYALIGNKNSRLGYEGDATSLFRSADCIQWEYRGPFYKSSRRWTDEVEDCACPDFFPLGDKYMLLMHGHRPYGMAHYYLGRYADEQFYPETHGRMNWQGGQLSGPETLLDDKGRRIFFGWIREARPWEKHGWASVMTLPRLLSLSDDGDLCVEPVPELEKLRTKHHHQETIRFKADTEVNIEKVSGDCLEVQLEIDPRGATEFGVKVRKSPDGEEETAISFSPTDERLKIDLTKSTLDDEVQYPRLTPRDEDGGERYTNSQEAPFKLVEGESLKLHIFLDKSVMEVFVNSRLCLTQRIYPTREDSLGVSIFACGGEAILDSLEAWVITPTVA; this is translated from the coding sequence ATGAATCCAGAAATGACGATTGAAAATTTACAAGAATACATCGGAAACGCGCGCGAATTGCGAGAATGGCTTTGGACGGATCCGCACCGACCGCATTATCACCTAATCCCACCCGAAGGGTTTTTCAACGACGCAAACTGCACCATTTTTTGGAATGGACGATACCACGTCTTCTACCTCGGACGGATGCCAAATCCAAACGCAGATGAATGGCTTCCAGTTCTCGACCACTCCTCCAGCTACGACTTAGTGCATTGGATACACCACCCGCCCGCGATAAAACCGGTCACCGACGGTTCAATGCCACGCGGTATATACAGCGGAGACGCTATTGAAAACGCACCAGTTCCAACGCTAATTTATCATGTCCCGAATCAGGGCACTTGTATCGCAACCAGCGAAGATGATGATTTGATTCAGTGGACACCCTCGCCCGCGAACCCAGTCATCCCGATACCAGATGAACCGCAAGAGTACCACGTTTTCGATCCGTGTGCTTGGTATGAAAACGGCACCTATTACGCGCTCATAGGGAACAAAAACAGCCGACTCGGATACGAAGGTGATGCGACCAGCCTTTTCCGTTCCGCCGATTGTATCCAGTGGGAATACCGGGGTCCATTCTATAAATCCTCGCGCCGCTGGACAGATGAAGTTGAGGATTGCGCCTGCCCCGATTTCTTTCCACTCGGTGACAAATATATGCTCCTGATGCACGGGCACCGTCCTTACGGTATGGCGCACTACTACCTCGGACGTTATGCCGATGAGCAGTTTTACCCCGAAACACACGGACGTATGAACTGGCAAGGCGGGCAACTCTCTGGACCTGAAACGCTCCTTGACGACAAAGGACGCCGTATCTTCTTCGGTTGGATTCGTGAAGCCCGACCTTGGGAGAAACACGGTTGGGCTTCCGTGATGACGCTGCCGCGGCTGCTATCGTTAAGTGACGATGGAGACCTCTGTGTTGAACCCGTGCCAGAACTCGAAAAACTCCGCACCAAGCATCATCACCAAGAAACGATTAGATTCAAGGCTGATACAGAAGTCAACATTGAAAAGGTGAGCGGCGACTGCCTTGAAGTGCAGTTGGAAATCGACCCACGAGGCGCGACAGAATTCGGTGTGAAGGTCCGCAAGTCACCGGACGGCGAAGAAGAAACCGCCATTTCCTTTTCACCAACCGACGAACGCCTTAAAATCGATCTCACAAAATCAACCTTAGATGATGAAGTCCAATATCCACGACTCACACCACGAGACGAAGATGGCGGCGAACGTTACACAAACTCGCAGGAAGCACCTTTCAAACTGGTTGAAGGTGAATCCCTGAAACTCCATATCTTCTTAGACAAATCTGTAATGGAAGTTTTTGTCAACAGTCGATTGTGCCTAACGCAGCGTATCTATCCGACGCGCGAGGATAGTCTGGGTGTCTCAATCTTCGCATGCGGCGGCGAAGCAATTTTAGACAGTTTGGAAGCATGGGTAATCACTCCAACGGTAGCGTAA